The following proteins are co-located in the Gavia stellata isolate bGavSte3 chromosome 36, bGavSte3.hap2, whole genome shotgun sequence genome:
- the ACVR1B gene encoding activin receptor type-1B isoform X5 has product MVSVFNLDGVKHHVRTCIPEAKLIPAGKPFYCLSSEDLRNTHCCYSDFCNKIDLMVPNNEPPSSWGPVELVAVIAGPVFLVFVVTIIVVFVFHHHQRVYHNRQRLDMEDPSCEMCLSKDKTLQDLVYDLSTSGSGSGLPLFVQRTVARTIVLQEIIGKGRFGEVWRGRWRGGDVAVKIFSSREERSWFREAEIYQTVMLRHENILGFIAADNKDNGTWTQLWLVSDYHEHGSLFDYLNRYTVTIEGMIKLALSAASGLAHLHMEIVGTQGKPGIAHRDLKSKNILVKKNGTCAIADLGLAVRHDSVTDTIDIAPNQRVGTKRYMAPEVLDETINMKHFDSFKCADIYALGLVYWEIARRCNAGGIHEEYQLPYYDLVPSDPSIEEMRKVVCDQKLRPNIPNWWQSYEALRVMGKMMRECWYANGAARLTALRIKKTLSQLSVQEDVKI; this is encoded by the exons ATGGTCTCGGTCTTCAACCTGGATGGTGTTAAACATCATGTTCGGACCTGCATTCCTGAAGCAAAATTGATTCCTGCTGGGAAACCCTTCTATTGTCTGAGTTCAGAAGATCTGCGTAATACTCACTGCTGCTACTCTGATTTTTGCAACAAAATTGATTTAATGGTTCCCA ATAACGAACCCCCGTCGAGCTGGGGTCCTGTGGAGCTAGTGGCGGTGATTGCTGGACCCGTCTTCCTTGTGTTTGTTGTCACGATCATAGTAGTCTTTGTTTTTCATCACCACCAACGAGTCTATCACAATCGTCAGCGGCTGGACATGGAAGACCCCTCTTGTGAAATGTGCCTGTCGAAGGATAAGACCTTGCAAGATCTAGTCTACGATCTCTCCACCTCTGGCTCTGGCTCAG GTTTGCCGCTTTTTGTCCAACGGACTGTGGCTCGGACAATTGTCCTTCAGGAGATCATTGGTAAAGGCCGCTTCGGGGAAGTGTGGCGTGGCAGGTGGCGTGGAGGTGACGTAGCTGTAAAAATCTTCTCTTCACGTGAGGAGCGTTCCTGGTTTAGGGAAGCGGAAATATATCAAACCGTTATGTTGCGACATGAGAACATCCTGGGATTTATTGCTGCAGATAACAAAG ATAATGGAACATGGACTCAGCTGTGGCTCGTCTCTGATTACCATGAGCATGGATCTCTCTTTGACTACCTTAATCGATACACGGTGACTATCGAGGGGATGATCAAGCTCGCCCTGTCTGCTGCTAGCGGGCTGGCCCATCTACACATGGAGATTGTGGGTACTCAGG GAAAGCCGGGGATTGCTCACAGAGACTTGAAATCCAAGAACATCTTGGTGAAGAAGAATGGCACGTGTGCCATCGCTGACCTTGGTCTGGCTGTCCGGCACGATTCAGTTACGGATACGATTGATATTGCACCGAATCAAAGGGTCGGAACCAAACG ATACATGGCCCCTGAAGTCTTGGATGAAACCATTAACATGAAGCATTTTGATTCATTTAAATGTGCCGATATCTATGCCTTAGGCTTGGTCTACTGGGAGATTGCTCGAAGGTGCAACGCAGGAG GTATCCACGAAGAGTATCAGCTTCCGTACTACGACCTTGTACCCTCTGATCCTTCTATTGAGGAGATGCGGAAGGTCGTATGTGATCAGAAATTACGGCCTAATATCCCGAACTGGTGGCAAAGCTATGAG GCACTACGGGTCATGGGTAAGATGATGCGAGAGTGCTGGTACGCCAATGGAGCGGCTCGACTCACCGCCCTCCGCATTAAGAAAACCCTTTCGCAGCTCAGTGTCCAGGAAGATGTGAAAATCTAG
- the ACVR1B gene encoding activin receptor type-1B isoform X12, whose protein sequence is MVSVFNLDGVKHHVRTCIPEAKLIPAGKPFYCLSSEDLRNTHCCYSDFCNKIDLMVPSGHLKDNEPPSSWGPVELVAVIAGPVFLVFVVTIIVVFVFHHHQRVYHNRQRLDMEDPSCEMCLSKDKTLQDLVYDLSTSGSGSGIHEEYQLPYYDLVPSDPSIEEMRKVVCDQKLRPNIPNWWQSYEALRVMGKMMRECWYANGAARLTALRIKKTLSQLSVQEDVKI, encoded by the exons ATGGTCTCGGTCTTCAACCTGGATGGTGTTAAACATCATGTTCGGACCTGCATTCCTGAAGCAAAATTGATTCCTGCTGGGAAACCCTTCTATTGTCTGAGTTCAGAAGATCTGCGTAATACTCACTGCTGCTACTCTGATTTTTGCAACAAAATTGATTTAATGGTTCCCAGTG GACACCTGAAAGATAACGAACCCCCGTCGAGCTGGGGTCCTGTGGAGCTAGTGGCGGTGATTGCTGGACCCGTCTTCCTTGTGTTTGTTGTCACGATCATAGTAGTCTTTGTTTTTCATCACCACCAACGAGTCTATCACAATCGTCAGCGGCTGGACATGGAAGACCCCTCTTGTGAAATGTGCCTGTCGAAGGATAAGACCTTGCAAGATCTAGTCTACGATCTCTCCACCTCTGGCTCTGGCTCAG GTATCCACGAAGAGTATCAGCTTCCGTACTACGACCTTGTACCCTCTGATCCTTCTATTGAGGAGATGCGGAAGGTCGTATGTGATCAGAAATTACGGCCTAATATCCCGAACTGGTGGCAAAGCTATGAG GCACTACGGGTCATGGGTAAGATGATGCGAGAGTGCTGGTACGCCAATGGAGCGGCTCGACTCACCGCCCTCCGCATTAAGAAAACCCTTTCGCAGCTCAGTGTCCAGGAAGATGTGAAAATCTAG
- the ACVR1B gene encoding activin receptor type-1B isoform X9 has translation MVSVFNLDGVKHHVRTCIPEAKLIPAGKPFYCLSSEDLRNTHCCYSDFCNKIDLMVPSGHLKDNEPPSSWGPVELVAVIAGPVFLVFVVTIIVVFVFHHHQRVYHNRQRLDMEDPSCEMCLSKDKTLQDLVYDLSTSGSGSGLPLFVQRTVARTIVLQEIIGKGRFGEVWRGRWRGGDVAVKIFSSREERSWFREAEIYQTVMLRHENILGFIAADNKDNGTWTQLWLVSDYHEHGSLFDYLNRYTVTIEGMIKLALSAASGLAHLHMEIVGTQGIHEEYQLPYYDLVPSDPSIEEMRKVVCDQKLRPNIPNWWQSYEALRVMGKMMRECWYANGAARLTALRIKKTLSQLSVQEDVKI, from the exons ATGGTCTCGGTCTTCAACCTGGATGGTGTTAAACATCATGTTCGGACCTGCATTCCTGAAGCAAAATTGATTCCTGCTGGGAAACCCTTCTATTGTCTGAGTTCAGAAGATCTGCGTAATACTCACTGCTGCTACTCTGATTTTTGCAACAAAATTGATTTAATGGTTCCCAGTG GACACCTGAAAGATAACGAACCCCCGTCGAGCTGGGGTCCTGTGGAGCTAGTGGCGGTGATTGCTGGACCCGTCTTCCTTGTGTTTGTTGTCACGATCATAGTAGTCTTTGTTTTTCATCACCACCAACGAGTCTATCACAATCGTCAGCGGCTGGACATGGAAGACCCCTCTTGTGAAATGTGCCTGTCGAAGGATAAGACCTTGCAAGATCTAGTCTACGATCTCTCCACCTCTGGCTCTGGCTCAG GTTTGCCGCTTTTTGTCCAACGGACTGTGGCTCGGACAATTGTCCTTCAGGAGATCATTGGTAAAGGCCGCTTCGGGGAAGTGTGGCGTGGCAGGTGGCGTGGAGGTGACGTAGCTGTAAAAATCTTCTCTTCACGTGAGGAGCGTTCCTGGTTTAGGGAAGCGGAAATATATCAAACCGTTATGTTGCGACATGAGAACATCCTGGGATTTATTGCTGCAGATAACAAAG ATAATGGAACATGGACTCAGCTGTGGCTCGTCTCTGATTACCATGAGCATGGATCTCTCTTTGACTACCTTAATCGATACACGGTGACTATCGAGGGGATGATCAAGCTCGCCCTGTCTGCTGCTAGCGGGCTGGCCCATCTACACATGGAGATTGTGGGTACTCAGG GTATCCACGAAGAGTATCAGCTTCCGTACTACGACCTTGTACCCTCTGATCCTTCTATTGAGGAGATGCGGAAGGTCGTATGTGATCAGAAATTACGGCCTAATATCCCGAACTGGTGGCAAAGCTATGAG GCACTACGGGTCATGGGTAAGATGATGCGAGAGTGCTGGTACGCCAATGGAGCGGCTCGACTCACCGCCCTCCGCATTAAGAAAACCCTTTCGCAGCTCAGTGTCCAGGAAGATGTGAAAATCTAG
- the ACVR1B gene encoding activin receptor type-1B isoform X11 — protein MVSVFNLDGVKHHVRTCIPEAKLIPAGKPFYCLSSEDLRNTHCCYSDFCNKIDLMVPSGHLKDNEPPSSWGPVELVAVIAGPVFLVFVVTIIVVFVFHHHQRVYHNRQRLDMEDPSCEMCLSKDKTLQDLVYDLSTSGSGSGLPLFVQRTVARTIVLQEIIGKGRFGEVWRGRWRGGDVAVKIFSSREERSWFREAEIYQTVMLRHENILGFIAADNKGIHEEYQLPYYDLVPSDPSIEEMRKVVCDQKLRPNIPNWWQSYEALRVMGKMMRECWYANGAARLTALRIKKTLSQLSVQEDVKI, from the exons ATGGTCTCGGTCTTCAACCTGGATGGTGTTAAACATCATGTTCGGACCTGCATTCCTGAAGCAAAATTGATTCCTGCTGGGAAACCCTTCTATTGTCTGAGTTCAGAAGATCTGCGTAATACTCACTGCTGCTACTCTGATTTTTGCAACAAAATTGATTTAATGGTTCCCAGTG GACACCTGAAAGATAACGAACCCCCGTCGAGCTGGGGTCCTGTGGAGCTAGTGGCGGTGATTGCTGGACCCGTCTTCCTTGTGTTTGTTGTCACGATCATAGTAGTCTTTGTTTTTCATCACCACCAACGAGTCTATCACAATCGTCAGCGGCTGGACATGGAAGACCCCTCTTGTGAAATGTGCCTGTCGAAGGATAAGACCTTGCAAGATCTAGTCTACGATCTCTCCACCTCTGGCTCTGGCTCAG GTTTGCCGCTTTTTGTCCAACGGACTGTGGCTCGGACAATTGTCCTTCAGGAGATCATTGGTAAAGGCCGCTTCGGGGAAGTGTGGCGTGGCAGGTGGCGTGGAGGTGACGTAGCTGTAAAAATCTTCTCTTCACGTGAGGAGCGTTCCTGGTTTAGGGAAGCGGAAATATATCAAACCGTTATGTTGCGACATGAGAACATCCTGGGATTTATTGCTGCAGATAACAAAG GTATCCACGAAGAGTATCAGCTTCCGTACTACGACCTTGTACCCTCTGATCCTTCTATTGAGGAGATGCGGAAGGTCGTATGTGATCAGAAATTACGGCCTAATATCCCGAACTGGTGGCAAAGCTATGAG GCACTACGGGTCATGGGTAAGATGATGCGAGAGTGCTGGTACGCCAATGGAGCGGCTCGACTCACCGCCCTCCGCATTAAGAAAACCCTTTCGCAGCTCAGTGTCCAGGAAGATGTGAAAATCTAG